The Bombus huntii isolate Logan2020A chromosome 1, iyBomHunt1.1, whole genome shotgun sequence genome contains a region encoding:
- the LOC126868093 gene encoding paraplegin isoform X1: MQSSIIYSERQYVVSRKLLGYLFKYNLKKHNVFNIISRNISFNNRRNGLCFLLSHQSYRTKHTGLSGTKLLLSKNESFRIYFSKLCNARSFSTNSSNHQRSSNESDNSNKDSKKSELNMLLLKFALMILTCALYYLIMSGIFDTIVMGMDWDDFINEVLLKGQVQEIRIYPDDVQATVRTGATYKGRILFKRLTFYNAPDDVEAKIRAIEKRIGIRSEDGISIRYVHMNEEMAITEIIKILLIIGFFFIFFRNPIIKKKFTSFSFLKRAKYTLVEPFSGKGVRFKDVAGLKEAKIEVMEFVDYLKNPERYTKLGAKVPKGALLLGPPGCGKTLLAKAVATESNVPFLSMNGSEFTEVIGGLGAARVRDLFAEAKRRAPSIIYIDEIDAIGKKREDSYSEPANSESERTLNQLLVEMDGMIEAKDIIILASTNRAEVLDRALLRCGRFDRHILIDLPTLEERKDIFDYHLQSLSLEGTPMKYAKYLAHLTPGFSGAEIANVCNEAALHAANEKKVKIDNNDLMYAIDKVLGGSVKKSSTLTPPEKEVIVYHEAGHAVAAWMLEYANPLIKITVVPRTNKQLGFSQYFDSNLKLLSSKHLFERMCVLLGGRVAENIMFNKISTGAQNDLQKVTDMAYLQVQQFGMSPSVGLLSFDKELTSTKTKKPYSKKLGSLMDAEVRRIIVEAYKTTEKLLQDNKDKLITLAEELLKKETLTYKDIEALIGPPPFGKKDIAELEEYNSGVE; the protein is encoded by the exons ATGCAGAGTTCGATAATATATTCCGAACGACAGTACGTCGTTTCACGAAAACTTCTTGGATATTTgttcaaatataatttaaagaaacacaatgtatttaacattatCTCCAGAAATATTAGTTTTAATAACCGACGGAATGGGTTATGTTTTCTATTATCACATCAG TCGTATAGAACAAAACACACGGGATTGAGTGGGACGAAATTGCTGCTTTCAAAAAATGAGTCgtttagaatttatttttcaaagttGTGTAACGCAAGAAGTTTCAGCACAAACTCTAGTAATCATCAACGCAGTTCCAATGAATCTGACAATTCTAATAAAGACTCTAAAAAATCCGAATTAAATATGCTACTACTGAAATTTGCTCTAATGATCTTGACATGTGCCCTCTATTACTTAATTATGTCTGGAATCTTTGACACAATA GTCATGGGAATGGACTGGGACGATTTTATAAATGAAGTACTTTTAAAAGGACAAGTTCAAGAAATTAGGATTTATCCAGATGATGTACAAGCTACAGTAAGAACAGGTGCTACTTATAAAGGAAGAATCCTGTTTAAAAGGCTTACTTTTTATAATGCTCCTGATGATGTTGAAGCAAAAATTAGGGCAATAGAAAAACGCATTGGCATTAGATCAG aGGATGGAATTTCAATTAGATATGTTCACATGAATGAAGAAATGGCTATAACAGAGATAATTAAGATATTATTGATAATTGggttcttttttatattcttccgtaatccaataataaaaaagaaatttaccAGTTTTTCCTTTCTGAAAAGAGCAAAATATACATTAGTGGAACCTTTTTCTGGTAAAGGTGTTCGTTTTAAAGATGTTGCTGGTTTGAAAGAAGCCAAAATAGAAGTTATGGAATTTGTTGATTATCTTAAAAACCCTGAAAGATATACAAAGCTTGGTGCTAAAGTGCCTAAAG GAGCTTTACTCTTAGGACCACCTGGTTGCGGTAAAACACTTTTAGCTAAAGCTGTTGCAACTGAGTCAAATGTTCCATTCTTATCAATGAATGGATCTGAATTCACTGAAGTAATAGGGGGACTAGGTGCTGCGCGTGTAAGGGATTTATTTGCAGAAGCTAAAAGAAG AGCGCCCAGTATCATCTATATAGATGAAATTGATGCAATAGGGAAGAAACGAGAAGATTCGTATAGCGAACCTGCTAACAGTGAATCCGAGAGAACATTAAATCAACTTTTAGTAGAAATGGATGGAATGATAGAAGCAAaggatattattattttagccTCAACAAATAGAGCAGAAGTTCTAGATAGAGCTTTATTGAGGTGTGGTAGATTTGATAGACATATTTTAATTGATCTTCCGACtttagaagaaagaaaagacatTTTTGATTATCATCTTCAGTCGTTATCATTGGAAGGCACTCCAATGAAGTATGCTAAATATTTAGCTCATCTTACTCCCGGTTTTAGTG GAGCTGAGATAGCAAACGTCTGTAACGAGGCTGCATTACACGCAGCAAAcgaaaaaaaagttaaaatcGATAATAATGATCTCATGTATGCAATTGATAAAGTATTGGGTGGTTCAGTGAAAAAATCTAGTACATTGACACCTCCTGAGAAAGAAGTTATTGTTTATCATGAAGCTGGTCATGCAGTAGCAGCATGGATGTTGGAATATGCAAAtcctttaattaaaataacagTAGTACCaagaacaaataaacaatTGGGTTTTTCTCAGTATTTTGATTCAAATCTAAAACTTCTAAGTTCAAAACACCTTTTTGAACGTATGTGTGTACTATTAGGCGGTAGAGTTGCAGAAAATATAatgtttaacaaaatttcaactGGTGCGCAAAATGATTTACAAAAAGTAACTGATATGGCATATCTCCAAGTTCAACAATTTGGAATGAGTCCTTCTGTGGGTTTGCTTTCTTTTGATAAAGAACTAACGAGTACG AAAACTAAAAAACCATATAGCAAGAAGCTAGGAAGTTTAATGGATGCGGAGGTACGAAGAATAATCGTTGAAGCATATAAAACAACTGAGAAGTTATTACAAgataataaagataaattgATAACT TTGGCTGAAGAACTTCTAAAGAAAGAAACCTTGACATACAAGGACATAGAAGCATTAATTGGACCTCCACCTTTTGGGAAAAAAGATATTGCAGAATTGGAGGAGTATAATTCAGGTgtggaataa
- the LOC126868093 gene encoding paraplegin isoform X2, with product MLLLKFALMILTCALYYLIMSGIFDTIVMGMDWDDFINEVLLKGQVQEIRIYPDDVQATVRTGATYKGRILFKRLTFYNAPDDVEAKIRAIEKRIGIRSEDGISIRYVHMNEEMAITEIIKILLIIGFFFIFFRNPIIKKKFTSFSFLKRAKYTLVEPFSGKGVRFKDVAGLKEAKIEVMEFVDYLKNPERYTKLGAKVPKGALLLGPPGCGKTLLAKAVATESNVPFLSMNGSEFTEVIGGLGAARVRDLFAEAKRRAPSIIYIDEIDAIGKKREDSYSEPANSESERTLNQLLVEMDGMIEAKDIIILASTNRAEVLDRALLRCGRFDRHILIDLPTLEERKDIFDYHLQSLSLEGTPMKYAKYLAHLTPGFSGAEIANVCNEAALHAANEKKVKIDNNDLMYAIDKVLGGSVKKSSTLTPPEKEVIVYHEAGHAVAAWMLEYANPLIKITVVPRTNKQLGFSQYFDSNLKLLSSKHLFERMCVLLGGRVAENIMFNKISTGAQNDLQKVTDMAYLQVQQFGMSPSVGLLSFDKELTSTKTKKPYSKKLGSLMDAEVRRIIVEAYKTTEKLLQDNKDKLITLAEELLKKETLTYKDIEALIGPPPFGKKDIAELEEYNSGVE from the exons ATGCTACTACTGAAATTTGCTCTAATGATCTTGACATGTGCCCTCTATTACTTAATTATGTCTGGAATCTTTGACACAATA GTCATGGGAATGGACTGGGACGATTTTATAAATGAAGTACTTTTAAAAGGACAAGTTCAAGAAATTAGGATTTATCCAGATGATGTACAAGCTACAGTAAGAACAGGTGCTACTTATAAAGGAAGAATCCTGTTTAAAAGGCTTACTTTTTATAATGCTCCTGATGATGTTGAAGCAAAAATTAGGGCAATAGAAAAACGCATTGGCATTAGATCAG aGGATGGAATTTCAATTAGATATGTTCACATGAATGAAGAAATGGCTATAACAGAGATAATTAAGATATTATTGATAATTGggttcttttttatattcttccgtaatccaataataaaaaagaaatttaccAGTTTTTCCTTTCTGAAAAGAGCAAAATATACATTAGTGGAACCTTTTTCTGGTAAAGGTGTTCGTTTTAAAGATGTTGCTGGTTTGAAAGAAGCCAAAATAGAAGTTATGGAATTTGTTGATTATCTTAAAAACCCTGAAAGATATACAAAGCTTGGTGCTAAAGTGCCTAAAG GAGCTTTACTCTTAGGACCACCTGGTTGCGGTAAAACACTTTTAGCTAAAGCTGTTGCAACTGAGTCAAATGTTCCATTCTTATCAATGAATGGATCTGAATTCACTGAAGTAATAGGGGGACTAGGTGCTGCGCGTGTAAGGGATTTATTTGCAGAAGCTAAAAGAAG AGCGCCCAGTATCATCTATATAGATGAAATTGATGCAATAGGGAAGAAACGAGAAGATTCGTATAGCGAACCTGCTAACAGTGAATCCGAGAGAACATTAAATCAACTTTTAGTAGAAATGGATGGAATGATAGAAGCAAaggatattattattttagccTCAACAAATAGAGCAGAAGTTCTAGATAGAGCTTTATTGAGGTGTGGTAGATTTGATAGACATATTTTAATTGATCTTCCGACtttagaagaaagaaaagacatTTTTGATTATCATCTTCAGTCGTTATCATTGGAAGGCACTCCAATGAAGTATGCTAAATATTTAGCTCATCTTACTCCCGGTTTTAGTG GAGCTGAGATAGCAAACGTCTGTAACGAGGCTGCATTACACGCAGCAAAcgaaaaaaaagttaaaatcGATAATAATGATCTCATGTATGCAATTGATAAAGTATTGGGTGGTTCAGTGAAAAAATCTAGTACATTGACACCTCCTGAGAAAGAAGTTATTGTTTATCATGAAGCTGGTCATGCAGTAGCAGCATGGATGTTGGAATATGCAAAtcctttaattaaaataacagTAGTACCaagaacaaataaacaatTGGGTTTTTCTCAGTATTTTGATTCAAATCTAAAACTTCTAAGTTCAAAACACCTTTTTGAACGTATGTGTGTACTATTAGGCGGTAGAGTTGCAGAAAATATAatgtttaacaaaatttcaactGGTGCGCAAAATGATTTACAAAAAGTAACTGATATGGCATATCTCCAAGTTCAACAATTTGGAATGAGTCCTTCTGTGGGTTTGCTTTCTTTTGATAAAGAACTAACGAGTACG AAAACTAAAAAACCATATAGCAAGAAGCTAGGAAGTTTAATGGATGCGGAGGTACGAAGAATAATCGTTGAAGCATATAAAACAACTGAGAAGTTATTACAAgataataaagataaattgATAACT TTGGCTGAAGAACTTCTAAAGAAAGAAACCTTGACATACAAGGACATAGAAGCATTAATTGGACCTCCACCTTTTGGGAAAAAAGATATTGCAGAATTGGAGGAGTATAATTCAGGTgtggaataa